The Lichenihabitans psoromatis genomic interval TCAGGCGCCAGGAAAAGTTCAGCGAGCCTTGCGACGTGCAGGATCCCCAACGGCTTCGCGTGTCACGCAACGTGATGCGACGCGCGGTTTTGCCCAGCGTCGCGGTGTGACGAAGCACGGCCGCTTCGAGATCACGCCGTGCTTCGCGGCGTAGCAGATCCAGCACACGCTTGTGCTGCTGTTCGGGGTCACCGGACACGCAGATGAAGTTTTCGGTTCTGCCAGAGGCAGAGGTTTCTTCAATCCAAGCCGCAGCCCGAAGCGACTTTCGCGCCACGATCGACACGGGGACGCCACGGAGCGGGATCACCGACCCCGCCGCCAACGGAATTTTGCGCGGCAGGACATCGAGACGTGTGCCGACCCACTCGGCATGCCGCTCGGCGAAGCTTTTGGCGGCGCGAAGCGAACTGCCCTTCGGCATCGTCAGGACGGCATCGAGCGTGGCGGCCCGGACGCGAAGGGTGAAGCGGCGAGCACCATTCACCCGCTTGATCGGAATTCGATACCGCCGAGCACCATGCTGAATGTCGATGAAAGCGGGTTCCGGGGTCGGCGTTGCGGTCCGGTTTCGGAACAACTGAAGCATGTGACGCAGTTGCTCCGTCGATCGGATGGCCCATTGCCCGTCGATCAGCCCTGCTTTCATAATTTCCGCGATCGATGCTGCTGACAATCGAAAATCGACACAGGTCTTAAGAAAGGGTTAACGCGCCGTGTCCGGCGTCGATTGCGCGCGTGAAAGCGACGATCCGCGGCGCGATCTGGCTCCGAAAGCGCGATCCATTGAACACGCCATAATGCCCGACACCCATCTGCACGTAATGCTGCTTCATCTCGTCCGGCAGCCCGACGCAAAGATCATGCGCCGCCTGCGTTTGACCGAGGCCGGAAATGTCGTCGTTCTCACCTTCGACGGTCATCAGCGCCGTGCTGCGGATCTGCGACAGGTCGACCCGGCGGTTGCGCGACACCATCTCGCCCTTGGGCAAGGCCTGTCGGACGAAAACCGTCTCGATCGTCTGCATGTAGAACTCCGCCGTCAGATCCATAACGGACAGATATTCGTCGTAGAAGTCCCGATGCTTCTCGGCGGCATCGCCATCGCCACGCACGAGATTGTAAAACATGTCCTGGTGGGCATTGACGTGCCGGTCCATGTTCATGGCCATAAAGCCGGAGAGTTGCAGGAAACCCGGATAGACACGCCGTCCGGCACCTGGATAGGGAAACGGGACCGTCTCGAGGCAATTGGCGCGAAACCATTCCGTCCCGCGATCCTCGGCCATTTTATTGACTGCGGTCGGGCTGCGCCGCGTGTCGATCGGGCCGCCCATCAAAACCATCGAGGCCGGGGCGAGCGGATCGTTGTCGGCGCCCATCAAAGCGGCGGCGGCAATCAAGGGAACAGCAGGCTGGCAGACGCCGAGCGTATGGAGCTTCGCGCTCGATGGACCCGACAGAAATCGGCTGATCTCGATGAGCGTATCGATATAATCGTCAAGGTCGAAGCTGCCTAGCGCCAGCGGGACCATCCGGGCATCCGACCAATCGGTGATATACACGTCATAGTCTGGTAGGAATGCCTCAACCGTGCCGCGCAGCAGCGTCGCGTAGTGACCCGACATCGGGGCGACGATCAGCAGCTTGGAGCGCCGTTCAACCGCGATCTCGCCCTCACGGACGAAATTGACCACCCGGCAAAACGGTCGGTCCCACACGACGCGCTCGGTGACGGCAACCTCGCGGCCATCGATGCTGGTGCGGTCAAGGCCGAAGAGCGGCTTGCCATAGCGCCGCGTCATCCGCTCGAAAAGCTCGGCTCCAGCGGCGATATTCTTGCCATAGGCCGTATAGGAGAATGGGTTGATCGGGTTCTTGGCCCACAGAAAAGCCGCATCGGACAAAGCCCGGGCCGGCGCCATCGCGAGATGGGCGGCTTCGTACATCTGATAGGAAAGCTTCATCGAAACCTTCGGTTCGGGAGCTCGGCAACGTCATGCTTCGCTCGCATGACCGCTGCTGCTCCAAGGAGCGCGAGACAGGATCGCTTCAACGCGGGATCACAGCAGAAGTGCGGGACCGAAGCAACTTGGCGGTATGGCGACATCCCGCGGTCACTCCCCCATCTGAAGCAGTGTTCCGGCTTTGCGCGACTGCTGCAGAAGAGCCAG includes:
- a CDS encoding SprT family zinc-dependent metalloprotease, which gives rise to MLQLFRNRTATPTPEPAFIDIQHGARRYRIPIKRVNGARRFTLRVRAATLDAVLTMPKGSSLRAAKSFAERHAEWVGTRLDVLPRKIPLAAGSVIPLRGVPVSIVARKSLRAAAWIEETSASGRTENFICVSGDPEQQHKRVLDLLRREARRDLEAAVLRHTATLGKTARRITLRDTRSRWGSCTSQGSLNFSWRLIMAPPHVLDYLAAHEVAHLAHMDHSPAYWAVAARLAPALANAEAWLKQNGASLHLYG
- a CDS encoding polyhydroxyalkanoate depolymerase — encoded protein: MKLSYQMYEAAHLAMAPARALSDAAFLWAKNPINPFSYTAYGKNIAAGAELFERMTRRYGKPLFGLDRTSIDGREVAVTERVVWDRPFCRVVNFVREGEIAVERRSKLLIVAPMSGHYATLLRGTVEAFLPDYDVYITDWSDARMVPLALGSFDLDDYIDTLIEISRFLSGPSSAKLHTLGVCQPAVPLIAAAALMGADNDPLAPASMVLMGGPIDTRRSPTAVNKMAEDRGTEWFRANCLETVPFPYPGAGRRVYPGFLQLSGFMAMNMDRHVNAHQDMFYNLVRGDGDAAEKHRDFYDEYLSVMDLTAEFYMQTIETVFVRQALPKGEMVSRNRRVDLSQIRSTALMTVEGENDDISGLGQTQAAHDLCVGLPDEMKQHYVQMGVGHYGVFNGSRFRSQIAPRIVAFTRAIDAGHGALTLS